One genomic region from Proteus vulgaris encodes:
- the hybC gene encoding hydrogenase 2 large subunit, whose protein sequence is MSQRITIDPITRIEGHLRVDCEIDNGKVVKAWSSGTMWRGMEEILKGSDPRDAWIIVQRICGVCTTVHAIASVRAVEDALGMDIPVNAQYIRNLILGSHIIHDHIVHFYQLSAMDWVDITSALQADPEKASAMLKGVSEWHLNSAEEFRKVQKKIQGLVDSGQLGIFANGYWGHSAMKLPPEVNLIAVAHYLQALECQRDANRIVAILGGKTPHIQNLAVGGVANPINLDAPSVLNLERLMYVKSFIDKLGDFVNQVYKVDTAIFAAYYPEWLKIGKGANYYLSVPELPINGNNTEFLLSGGYMEGIDFSTYRPIKDWKDQNLKDGIEESGKHAWYEDDEPLKPWEGLTRPKYTGWDENNKYSWVKSPTFYGKPVEVGTLAWLVCGLAGKHEGTVRNYNDINKIYTQLTNETLVTEQLESTWGRIIGRTVHACVLQESLATLWQSLVDNIGRGDTAAFIKPEFEPGKEYRGVGFEEASRGMLSHWIVFKDGKITNYQAVVPSTWNAGPRNFNDEPGPYELSLVGTPVADPKKPLEVVRTIHSFDPCMACAVHMVDLTGKELSKVKVL, encoded by the coding sequence ATGAGCCAACGCATTACTATTGATCCTATTACCCGTATTGAAGGGCATTTACGCGTCGATTGTGAAATTGATAACGGAAAAGTTGTTAAGGCTTGGTCTTCCGGTACCATGTGGCGCGGAATGGAGGAGATCCTAAAAGGAAGCGATCCTCGTGATGCATGGATTATCGTGCAACGTATCTGTGGTGTTTGTACGACAGTTCACGCGATTGCCTCAGTACGTGCTGTTGAAGACGCATTAGGTATGGATATTCCTGTCAATGCGCAGTATATCCGTAACCTAATTTTAGGTTCACATATCATCCATGACCATATCGTTCACTTCTATCAGCTGTCTGCGATGGACTGGGTTGATATTACTTCTGCATTACAAGCCGATCCTGAAAAAGCATCAGCGATGCTAAAAGGGGTTTCTGAATGGCATCTGAACTCTGCTGAAGAATTCAGAAAAGTGCAGAAAAAAATCCAAGGTTTAGTGGATAGCGGTCAGTTAGGTATTTTTGCTAATGGCTACTGGGGTCACTCAGCCATGAAATTACCACCAGAAGTTAACCTGATTGCGGTTGCTCACTATTTGCAAGCACTTGAGTGCCAGCGTGATGCAAACCGTATCGTGGCTATTCTGGGCGGTAAAACACCTCATATCCAAAACTTGGCTGTGGGCGGTGTGGCTAACCCAATTAACCTTGATGCACCAAGTGTTCTTAACTTAGAACGTTTAATGTACGTGAAAAGCTTTATCGACAAACTGGGTGATTTCGTTAACCAAGTTTATAAAGTGGATACTGCTATTTTCGCTGCATATTACCCTGAATGGCTAAAAATCGGTAAAGGCGCTAACTACTATCTGTCTGTACCTGAATTACCAATTAATGGTAATAACACTGAGTTCTTACTTTCTGGTGGTTATATGGAAGGGATTGATTTCTCTACTTATCGCCCAATTAAAGACTGGAAAGATCAGAATCTGAAAGACGGTATTGAAGAAAGTGGTAAACACGCATGGTATGAAGATGATGAACCATTAAAACCATGGGAAGGTTTAACTCGTCCTAAATACACAGGTTGGGATGAGAACAACAAATACTCATGGGTTAAATCACCAACATTCTATGGCAAGCCTGTAGAAGTCGGTACTTTAGCATGGTTAGTGTGTGGTTTAGCAGGTAAGCACGAAGGAACTGTTAGAAACTACAACGACATCAACAAGATCTATACTCAATTAACCAATGAAACACTGGTAACAGAGCAGTTAGAATCTACTTGGGGTCGCATTATTGGACGTACCGTTCACGCGTGTGTATTACAAGAGTCTCTGGCAACGCTATGGCAATCACTGGTTGATAATATTGGTCGTGGTGATACTGCTGCCTTTATTAAACCAGAGTTTGAACCAGGCAAAGAGTATCGTGGTGTTGGTTTTGAAGAAGCCTCTCGCGGTATGTTATCTCACTGGATCGTGTTTAAAGACGGTAAAATCACTAACTATCAGGCAGTCGTTCCATCAACATGGAATGCGGGTCCTCGTAACTTTAATGATGAGCCGGGTCCTTATGAGTTATCTCTTGTTGGTACACCTGTTGCTGATCCGAAAAAACCATTAGAAGTGGTAAGAACGATCCACTCCTTTGACCCATGTATGGCATGTGCTGTGCATATGGTTGATTTAACAGGTAAAGAACTAAGTAAGGTGAAGGTATTATAA
- a CDS encoding HyaD/HybD family hydrogenase maturation endopeptidase, producing the protein MRTLVLGIGNLLLSDEGIGVRIVEALEERFSLPENVDVIDGGTSGMEILQDIAARDLLIVADAVRSNHEPGSIFVLHDDDVPALFTQKISPHQLGLSDVLMALRMTDEFPRKLILVGIEPASLEPSMSLSDIGEKSMEIALEHVVNILREYGISVTPKEVTA; encoded by the coding sequence ATGCGAACTCTCGTCTTAGGTATTGGTAATTTATTACTAAGCGATGAAGGCATTGGTGTTCGTATAGTAGAAGCGCTCGAAGAGCGCTTCTCTTTACCAGAGAACGTCGATGTTATTGATGGTGGCACATCAGGTATGGAAATTTTGCAAGATATCGCTGCAAGAGACCTCCTGATTGTTGCCGATGCGGTAAGAAGTAATCATGAACCGGGCAGTATTTTTGTGTTACATGATGATGATGTTCCCGCACTTTTTACACAGAAGATCTCGCCTCATCAGCTAGGCTTATCTGATGTATTAATGGCACTGCGTATGACAGATGAATTTCCACGTAAACTTATTTTAGTGGGAATCGAACCTGCATCATTAGAGCCAAGCATGTCGCTGTCTGACATTGGTGAGAAATCAATGGAAATTGCACTAGAACATGTGGTGAATATTTTGCGTGAATACGGCATTTCTGTCACACCTAAAGAGGTAACAGCATGA
- the hybA gene encoding hydrogenase 2 operon protein HybA, with translation MNRRHFFKLASGGVLLAGMAPTASHAAAQNRPPIPGSLGMLYDSTLCVGCQACVTKCQEINHPEPMERGDTYANGDPIWSNNDKLSPYTNNIIQIWRDGTGENKDQLENGYAFIKKQCMHCVDANCVSVCPVSALTKDPKTGIVHYHADICTGCRYCMVGCPYNIPKYDYDDPFGKLYKCELCNQKGVERLDKGLLPGCVEVCPTGAVIFGTREELLEEAKRRLAKKAGEEYHYPRQTISGGDTYLHKIPEYQDHIYGEFEGGGTQVMVLSAVPFDNLGMPEVAPLSTGARSEHIQHTLYKGMVLPIAALAGITYLVNRNSKKQEQEHHKEDNDVES, from the coding sequence GTGAATAGGCGTCATTTCTTTAAGCTGGCATCAGGTGGGGTTCTCCTTGCGGGAATGGCACCCACTGCGAGTCATGCTGCGGCGCAGAACCGTCCCCCAATTCCTGGGTCTCTCGGTATGCTCTACGACTCTACACTGTGTGTAGGCTGTCAAGCATGTGTCACAAAATGTCAGGAAATTAATCACCCGGAGCCAATGGAGCGTGGTGATACTTACGCTAATGGTGATCCGATTTGGTCAAACAATGACAAATTAAGTCCTTACACAAATAACATTATTCAAATTTGGCGTGATGGTACTGGTGAAAATAAAGACCAACTGGAAAACGGTTATGCCTTTATTAAGAAACAATGTATGCATTGTGTTGATGCAAACTGCGTTTCTGTTTGTCCTGTTTCTGCGTTAACCAAAGATCCAAAAACCGGTATTGTTCATTATCACGCGGATATCTGTACAGGTTGTCGTTACTGTATGGTGGGATGCCCTTATAACATTCCAAAATACGATTATGATGATCCATTTGGTAAGCTCTATAAATGTGAGCTTTGTAACCAAAAAGGTGTTGAGCGTTTAGATAAAGGCTTATTACCAGGCTGTGTTGAAGTTTGTCCTACTGGTGCAGTTATTTTCGGTACACGCGAAGAGTTGCTGGAAGAAGCAAAACGTCGTTTAGCGAAAAAAGCGGGTGAAGAATATCATTACCCTCGTCAAACCATTAGTGGTGGCGATACTTATCTACATAAAATTCCTGAATATCAAGATCATATCTATGGTGAGTTTGAAGGTGGCGGTACGCAAGTCATGGTACTTTCTGCGGTTCCTTTCGACAATTTAGGAATGCCAGAAGTGGCACCATTATCAACAGGTGCGCGCTCTGAACATATTCAACATACGCTTTATAAAGGCATGGTATTACCAATAGCAGCCCTTGCAGGGATCACCTATTTGGTTAACCGTAATAGTAAAAAACAAGAGCAGGAACACCACAAGGAGGATAACGATGTCGAGTCATGA
- the hybO gene encoding hydrogenase 2 small subunit has translation MALGNNVFSHHGINRRDFMKLCAALSATMGLSGKAAAEMSEAMASPERPPVIWIGAQECTGCTESLLRATHPTLENLVLDVIALEYHEVLSAAFGDQAEENKHNAMEKYKGKYVLVVDGSIPDKDGGVYCMVAGKPILEHIKEAAEGAAAIIAIGSCSAWGGVPATGGNPTGAKSLEAILPGKTVINIPGCPPNPHNFLATVAHIITFNKLPKLDSKNRPLFAYERLIHENCERRPHFDAGRFAKEFGDEGHRQGWCLYHLGCKGPETYGNCPTLEFCDVGGGIWPVGIGHPCYGCNEEGIGFTKGIFQLANVYQPTPKAQVPDVNAKEGGGVSYGAAGLLGAVVGAVAGVSVMAVRQLGRDKNATGASQEDKR, from the coding sequence ATGGCCTTGGGGAATAATGTTTTTTCCCATCATGGTATTAACCGACGCGATTTTATGAAATTGTGTGCTGCGCTGTCAGCTACCATGGGATTAAGCGGCAAAGCTGCCGCAGAAATGTCAGAAGCAATGGCATCACCTGAACGTCCACCCGTTATCTGGATTGGTGCTCAGGAGTGTACTGGGTGTACGGAGTCTTTATTACGAGCAACTCACCCGACTCTGGAAAACCTCGTTCTTGATGTTATCGCACTCGAATATCACGAAGTGCTTTCTGCAGCTTTTGGTGATCAAGCTGAAGAAAATAAACACAATGCGATGGAGAAATATAAAGGTAAGTACGTCCTCGTTGTTGACGGTTCAATCCCAGACAAAGACGGCGGTGTTTACTGTATGGTTGCGGGAAAACCAATTCTTGAGCATATCAAAGAAGCCGCTGAAGGGGCTGCTGCGATTATTGCGATTGGTTCATGTTCTGCATGGGGCGGTGTACCTGCGACTGGGGGCAACCCAACTGGCGCTAAATCACTGGAAGCTATTTTACCGGGCAAAACCGTTATCAATATTCCAGGATGTCCACCAAACCCACATAACTTCTTAGCAACTGTTGCACATATTATTACTTTCAACAAATTGCCTAAGTTAGATAGCAAAAACAGACCGCTTTTTGCTTATGAGCGTTTAATTCACGAAAACTGTGAACGTCGTCCTCATTTCGATGCGGGTCGTTTTGCTAAAGAATTTGGTGATGAAGGTCATCGTCAAGGCTGGTGTTTATACCATTTAGGCTGTAAAGGCCCTGAAACTTATGGTAACTGCCCAACATTAGAATTCTGCGATGTCGGTGGTGGGATCTGGCCTGTCGGTATCGGTCACCCTTGCTATGGTTGTAACGAAGAAGGTATCGGCTTTACTAAAGGTATTTTCCAATTAGCGAACGTTTATCAGCCAACACCAAAAGCACAAGTACCTGATGTTAATGCAAAAGAAGGTGGTGGTGTTTCTTATGGTGCTGCTGGCTTACTGGGTGCTGTCGTGGGTGCAGTTGCGGGTGTCAGTGTGATGGCTGTGCGTCAATTAGGCCGTGACAAGAATGCCACAGGAGCCTCACAGGAGGATAAACGGTGA
- the hybE gene encoding hydrogenase-2 assembly chaperone — MSELSWDIIGYDEPPVEQLETRFSEIAEKEMRGLPFYREGIPVKAGGFTLFENQWIGSVLTPWMLELVVFPGPSQEWPHRKVGDRIGLELPCGQIKFVVGELTDGMQYLACSLMSPLDRHLAAEHAVELVENSVKMALSLPVQTQSVAEVDLSRRSLFRGQLRS; from the coding sequence ATGAGTGAATTAAGCTGGGATATCATAGGATATGATGAACCGCCTGTTGAGCAACTTGAAACACGTTTTAGTGAAATCGCTGAAAAAGAGATGAGAGGGCTTCCTTTTTATCGCGAAGGCATTCCTGTAAAAGCAGGGGGCTTTACCTTATTTGAAAATCAGTGGATTGGTTCTGTTCTTACTCCTTGGATGCTAGAACTAGTTGTCTTCCCAGGGCCTTCACAAGAATGGCCACATCGAAAAGTCGGTGATCGCATTGGATTAGAATTACCTTGTGGTCAGATTAAATTCGTTGTGGGTGAGCTTACTGATGGTATGCAGTATCTTGCTTGTTCATTAATGTCGCCACTTGATAGACATTTAGCAGCGGAACATGCTGTTGAGTTGGTTGAAAATAGTGTAAAAATGGCTCTTTCTCTTCCTGTTCAGACACAATCCGTAGCAGAAGTTGATTTAAGTCGTCGTTCTCTCTTCCGTGGTCAGTTAAGATCATAG
- the hybG gene encoding hydrogenase maturation factor HybG, whose product MCLGVPAKIVEVGEDVHQLAYAEVSGVKRAVNISMVCEGEPSELLGKWVLIHVGFAMSILDEQEAQDTLDALQHVYGVTLEEADDAVR is encoded by the coding sequence ATGTGCTTAGGTGTTCCAGCTAAGATTGTTGAGGTGGGCGAAGACGTCCACCAACTCGCTTATGCCGAAGTCAGTGGCGTTAAACGTGCTGTTAATATTTCAATGGTATGTGAAGGCGAACCTAGTGAATTATTAGGCAAATGGGTACTTATTCATGTGGGATTCGCCATGAGTATTCTTGATGAGCAAGAAGCGCAAGATACTCTTGATGCATTACAGCATGTTTATGGTGTGACTCTTGAAGAGGCTGATGATGCAGTACGTTGA
- the hybB gene encoding Ni/Fe-hydrogenase cytochrome b subunit, which yields MSSHDPRPLGGKLFTLAVRVFLPLAVLGFILIGKRLVLGLGDVSDLNGGYPWGIWIAFDLLIGTGFACGGWALAWAVYVFNKGEFHPLVRPALLASLFGYSLGGLSIAIDIGRYWNMPHFFMPQYFNVNSVLFETATCMTIYIMVMALEFLPALLERLGWKVSLKRLNKAMFFIIGLGALLPTMHQSSMGSLMISAGWKVHPLWQSYEMLPLFSLLTAFLLGFTIVIFEGSLLKASRTMNDDETPLFTKLTRVIEVLLIAFLVCRWGEVIWNGKLSYIGNGDMFSWLFIAESALLLLPLILMHLNNNRRSPKMLFVCAVFILIGAAMWRMNYSLVAYNPGNGYHYFPTASELLISIGFVAFEVTAYILIIRLLPVLPAQTDSNIQLKKAEVKS from the coding sequence ATGTCGAGTCATGATCCTCGTCCACTTGGCGGTAAGTTATTTACTCTAGCAGTAAGAGTATTTTTACCGCTTGCTGTGCTCGGTTTTATTCTTATTGGTAAGCGTTTGGTATTAGGTCTGGGCGATGTCTCTGATCTGAATGGGGGATATCCTTGGGGTATTTGGATTGCCTTTGACTTATTGATAGGAACAGGCTTTGCATGTGGTGGTTGGGCACTTGCATGGGCTGTTTATGTCTTTAATAAAGGGGAGTTTCACCCATTAGTGCGTCCTGCATTGTTAGCGAGCTTGTTCGGCTATTCATTAGGTGGTTTATCCATCGCTATTGATATTGGTCGTTATTGGAACATGCCTCACTTCTTTATGCCGCAATACTTTAACGTAAACTCAGTGTTGTTTGAAACAGCGACCTGTATGACCATCTATATTATGGTGATGGCATTAGAATTCTTACCTGCGTTATTAGAACGTTTAGGTTGGAAAGTGTCGTTGAAACGTCTTAACAAAGCGATGTTCTTTATTATTGGTCTTGGTGCTTTACTGCCAACCATGCACCAATCCTCAATGGGATCATTAATGATTTCAGCGGGTTGGAAAGTACATCCACTGTGGCAATCTTATGAGATGTTACCGCTGTTTTCTCTGTTAACTGCTTTCCTCCTTGGTTTCACTATCGTTATTTTTGAAGGCTCTTTGCTAAAAGCAAGCCGTACCATGAATGATGATGAAACACCGCTATTTACCAAGTTAACACGCGTGATTGAAGTGTTACTGATTGCTTTCTTGGTATGTCGTTGGGGCGAGGTCATTTGGAACGGTAAACTGAGTTATATCGGAAATGGGGATATGTTCTCGTGGTTATTCATTGCTGAAAGTGCATTGTTATTACTTCCTCTGATTTTGATGCATTTAAATAATAACCGCCGTAGTCCAAAAATGCTGTTTGTTTGTGCTGTATTTATCTTAATCGGCGCAGCAATGTGGCGTATGAACTACTCTTTAGTTGCTTACAATCCAGGTAATGGTTACCACTATTTCCCAACAGCAAGCGAATTGCTGATTTCTATTGGTTTCGTTGCATTTGAAGTAACTGCTTACATTCTTATTATCCGTTTATTGCCGGTTTTACCTGCACAAACAGATTCAAATATACAATTAAAAAAGGCTGAGGTTAAATCATGA
- the hypB gene encoding hydrogenase nickel incorporation protein HypB has translation MCSTCGCGEGNVRIEGVEPHSHEHHHHHSHDHDHHDHGHHHDHGHHGHDHHHEHNATPANTVHKYIDKSEQKHKHNYETHGQPIIVHHHYYHNSGDVHLHFHNDAQLNETPVFHEHHHGHDDHHEHDHSHSHDHSHSHDHEHAHDHSHEHSHHHSHSHDHDHAHDHDHEHEHEEQFSPVIENQNMHYGQGEAGTHAPGISQKRMLKIEMDVLDKNNRIAVHNREHFEQQNVLALNLVSSPGSGKTTLLTQTLKQLAQRVPCAVIEGDQQTTNDADRIRETGVPAIQVNTGKGCHLDAQMVHDATHQLGLQDNSVLFIENVGNLVCPASFDLGEKHKVAILSVTEGEDKPLKYPHMFAAADLMIINKIDLVPHLNIDVQACIESARRVNPNIEIIALSATTGEGMEEWLAWLESRLCA, from the coding sequence ATGTGTAGCACTTGCGGTTGTGGCGAAGGCAATGTCAGAATTGAAGGCGTAGAGCCTCATTCACATGAGCACCACCATCATCACTCTCATGACCATGATCATCACGACCACGGTCATCATCATGATCACGGCCATCATGGGCATGATCACCATCATGAACACAATGCTACTCCAGCGAATACTGTTCATAAATATATTGATAAGTCTGAACAAAAGCATAAGCATAACTACGAAACACATGGTCAGCCTATCATCGTTCATCACCACTATTACCATAACAGTGGTGATGTTCATCTTCATTTTCATAACGATGCACAGCTAAACGAAACCCCTGTTTTCCATGAACATCATCATGGACATGACGATCATCATGAACACGATCATTCACACAGTCATGACCATTCACACAGTCACGATCACGAACATGCTCATGATCATAGCCATGAACATTCTCATCACCATTCTCACAGCCACGATCACGATCATGCACATGACCACGATCATGAACACGAGCACGAAGAGCAATTTAGCCCAGTGATTGAAAATCAGAATATGCATTATGGCCAAGGTGAAGCAGGAACACATGCTCCCGGTATTAGCCAAAAGCGTATGCTGAAAATTGAAATGGATGTGCTGGATAAAAATAACCGCATTGCCGTTCATAACCGTGAACATTTTGAGCAACAAAATGTGTTGGCATTGAATTTAGTTTCAAGTCCTGGTTCCGGTAAAACGACACTGTTAACTCAAACATTAAAACAGTTAGCGCAACGTGTGCCTTGTGCTGTGATCGAAGGCGATCAGCAAACCACTAATGATGCGGATCGTATCCGTGAAACCGGTGTGCCAGCGATCCAAGTGAATACAGGCAAAGGCTGTCACCTTGATGCACAAATGGTGCATGATGCGACACACCAATTAGGTTTACAAGATAACAGCGTTCTCTTTATTGAAAACGTGGGTAACTTAGTTTGTCCTGCCAGTTTTGATCTGGGTGAAAAGCATAAAGTCGCTATTCTCTCTGTCACTGAAGGCGAAGATAAGCCTCTGAAATATCCGCATATGTTTGCTGCGGCTGATTTAATGATTATCAACAAAATTGATTTAGTGCCACATCTGAATATCGACGTTCAAGCTTGCATTGAATCAGCTCGCCGTGTTAATCCAAATATCGAAATCATCGCGTTATCAGCAACAACAGGCGAAGGCATGGAAGAGTGGTTAGCTTGGTTGGAGAGTCGTTTATGTGCTTAG